AagtgtatatttattaaaactacTCTGATAATAATAATTGCAAAATGTTTTGATGGTTGGTTTCAGGGCCTGTGCCTGAAATTCCAGAGAATTTGTACCATTTGATTAAGAAGGTAGTTTCAATTAGAAACCATCTTGAGAGGAACAAGAAGGACAAGGACTCCAAGTTCAGGTTGATTCTTGTTGACAGTAGAATCCACCGACTTGCTCGCTACTACAGTAAGACTAAAAAGCTCCCACCAGTATGGAAGTAGTAAGTTCCAAGTTCCTGTCCATCACCCTACTATGACTTTCTTgctattattttaatcaatgcTAAGAGATGATGAGAATAGAGGAACTAAGTTCAAAGTTCCAAGTTCCTGTCCATCACCCTACTATGACTTTCTTgctattattttaatcaatgcTAAGAGATGATGAGAATAGAGGAACTAAGTTCAAAGTTCCAAGTTCCTGTCCATCACCCTACTATGTCTTTCTTgctattattttaatcaatgcTAAGAGATGATGAGAATAGAGGAACTAAGTCCAAAGTTGTacttttctatttaattttattcaccGTCGGAAGATCGACCAATGAAGCTATATCATTGTTGAGATCTCAAGTGGTTTAGTTTTTAAAGGATATACATATCCCTTTTCATTTGCTAGCTAGCTGCAAGGATGAGACagtaattaaagatattttgcattaaacaaagaaatgatgttaaaataattaaaagtaaaaaaaaaatattttgttgtaaaagaatgaCAGTGGCTTCTTTACTATTTTTCAGATttgtcaaataaaaaagaatctaaAGTTGTATGAGAATGGCCCATCAGTCAAACTTGTGATATTAAaggtaaaagataaattatcttATTGCATTGATTGGGAATGGCCATATGCAATTAAATTTGCAGTTTcttatttagttaaatattttatcttttgagttgattaatttttttcttaaatgaactattttttaaatgaatattgAAGTACCTATTTATGCATATATGATTGTTTGATTAGTTTCCATTATCATATTGAAGTAGTAAATATCCTTTCTTTTTCAGTGTTTACTAGGATAATGGAAAAGTTTTTTGTGTCGGTGGTCATGTGGTATCAGTGGTTACGTGTTGCAGGTACAACTTGTCCAAACCAGCAAAAATCCCTACACTTGAACAATTGAAGTAACTAGGGTCCCAAATgtttgttagatttttttttgtttgtagttATCTTTTCTGCATATAGTTGCAGGTATTTGTAAAGTTAGTTGTTTTTGACAATGATTATGTATATTCATGTAATCAAaatcattcatttaattttttatctggtTGCAGGTATTCCTAAAGCAACATATTATGTATGTTCTATAGATAATtagtactttttatttttcttcataattacaaatatcatcttattttaaaaataaagaaaatatttttttttctagaaaaatgacattctaagatggtttttaagccaaaactgtcttagaatatttaattttttaacataatatttataaaaaaaacacattctaagatggttctttgaaaaatcgtcttagaatgtttactttctaagacggtcaaaaaccatcttagaatcttcaaatcttttaacttttttgtttaaaaaaaatatattttaagacggttctctgaaaaaccatcttaaaaaGTCTTAAAAAGGTACCCTTATAAGACGGTTTTTAGCTAAGAATCGTCTTTTTTTATGGAATCGTCGTAGAAAGTTAAGACTTTATATGACGTTGCCTATGACGACAGTTAATAACCGACATAGAATAACCTTTTTAGGGTTATGTGTGTACATTCAATATTTCACGGAATTGTTCAACATGATTAAAAGGGAACTATAGAAATTGATGGGATGCACCAGTCTCGACCTAAGAGGAATGCCCAAAGGCCAGCGTACCTTCAGGACTACGTGAACCAATGGGCCATTAGTAGTGTTGTAGTTAGTGTTGTAGCTAGTGTAGTTAGTGCTCTCACTAGTTTGTTAGAAAAAGCTATTATTGtttgtcattttcattttctgcaaGCGCTTAATTCTGTAATAGAAGATTCTAGGAGCAACCAATGATTGGCTCTTTAAATAGCGCATACAGTAATGAATAAGATAGAGAAAATTGCCTTCAGCCtttgttctttcttctttctcacGGAGATTACCCTTGATCTCTAATCCAAGGGAGAGGTCCTATCATTTTGGTTCGACCTACCGCCATGCCTCATGGATAAGTGCCACACCCGTTCCAAGACCACCAATTGTTTAGAAGAAGTTTTCCTTCGTCTTACCAAAACCAGTCCATCCTCACCGATGCTCACCATGACCTCACCATTAGACTCGACTCCATCCAGGAACAGCTCCACCTGCTTCAACTTCACCCCCCACCTCCTTCTTCTCCTCCAACACCACCACCCTTCCAAACCCATCACTGACATCCTATTAAGCTAGAGGTTCCATGCTTCGACAGTCATGACGCCATGGGATGGATCTCTAAGATCtcctagtttttttattatcagaACACACCGGAGGAAGAACGCATCATCGTAGCCTCCTtctaagattattttgatgatgccaaagaatcaagagttaagcaattttcaaacaatcaagattcaagaacaatcaagtttcaagaatcaagattagagaacaatcaagatcaagattcaagaatcaagagaagactcaatcaagataagtactaaaaaagtttttcaaaacattgagtagcacaagaatttttcaataaatcttttactaaagagttttactctctggtaatcgattaccagaaggtagtaatcaattaccagtagtctgcattgttttcaaaactgatttacatagttgtaatcgattaccataatcatgtaatcaattactaatgttttaaaacgttagatttcaaatttcaagagtcacaaattgtgataaaactttttcaaatcattttaaacttgtgtaatcgattacacaatatttgtaatcgattactagtgttttttaaacgttttgattttcaaatttaaacatgaagagtcacatctgttgatgtgtaatcgattacaccttgatggtaattgattaccagtgactgatttcgaaaaataaattaccaaaagtcacaattcttaaagtgacttgtttctgaagagtttttcaaaattcacaacctttaaagtgactagtttctcaaaagagtcacaacttttaaaaggtgactagttttaaagaaatttccaagagtcacaaactttaacttgagtcatcaaatgattgtAAATAtatgaccatggcacgaattttacTGAAAAGAGACTGATTCCTTTCATGATTAACAGATTTCTTTcatagagtttttgttcaatactttctcttccaagaaaagttcattgttcaaaaacttgtgctactcttcttcttcattcacttctttctcttgccaaaagattcaaaggactaaccgcctgagaattcctttgtttcttccattctccctcttgacaaaagatttcaatggactaatcgcctgagatatcttctgtttcttacaaaagatttcaaaggactaaccgcctgagatatcttttgtatccccctcacagagaattcaagggactaaccgcctaagaattctttgtcttaacacattggaggatacatcctttgtggtacaagtagagggtacatctacttgagttgttatattgagaacaagagagggtacatctcttgtggatcagttcaagtggagggtacatccacttggttgttcaaagagaacaagggagggtacatcccttttggatctttggcttgtaaaggattttacaaggttgaaagaaatctcaagaaccgttggttgcttggggactggatgtaggcacgggttgtggccgaaccagtataaatcttgtgtttgtcttcttcttccctacactctttaatttccgctgtgtactttttatttccgctttacttttgtctaagttattgtttttgttctttactttctaataacttagtagtaaagcctaattgaatctagtaacattaagaaggataagtttttaattagtcaaggatcattaataattaattcaaccccccttcttaattattccgaggccacttgatccaacaagtggtatcagagcaggtttcttgagaaaagtttcacaacttcaacaTTCATGGCCTCCTTAAATTCtctgtttcctgaaggaaactcCATCTATAGGCCAtctatctttaatggtgagggttaccactattggaaaacccaaatgcaaatctttattgaaaccataaatttaaacatttgggaaacaatagaaataggaccttatgttcccaccatagtagatgca
The genomic region above belongs to Glycine max cultivar Williams 82 chromosome 14, Glycine_max_v4.0, whole genome shotgun sequence and contains:
- the LOC102662557 gene encoding 40S ribosomal protein S13-like, with amino-acid sequence MLLFIGNVPKTWTEDDFRKVVEGVGPRVETTELIKVVVALEIGGALGCCWPVPEIPENLYHLIKKVVSIRNHLERNKKDKDSKFRLILVDSRIHRLARYYSKTKKLPPVWK